One Perca flavescens isolate YP-PL-M2 chromosome 5, PFLA_1.0, whole genome shotgun sequence genomic window, gctagctagactatctgtccaatctgagttttctcagtacacgtacacgttccaccaaaacaagttccttcccgaggctattttgcagaggcaccgttgctccgctcggcgctaagcaccgccccagacgattgtgattggtttaaagaaatgccaataaaccagagcacgttttgctcccatcccagaatgctgtgtggactagccagaccctcctccgcagcgctgtaggggaaggtctggcaaagcgagactagttgTTTCCTAATCTTTGACTGTGTGCTATTCTCTACTCAAACATGAGCATCGACACCAACAAGGAGCTAATTACAGTACATTTGAAAGAACTACAGCAGTGCTAAGTGTATACATTCAATAAActgacaaatttaaaaaaaggaatttctATGGATGATTGCTTATTCCAGATTGTCGAACTACAAAGAAACTGGGAagcactttgaaaaaaaataagccCACAAATAGTAACATACATATCCAATACACAATTCAGAATTTCATTACATAAAGTGTGACCTAAAATTGTTACAGATTTGTGTGTGGTGCGTTTGTCCAATGATGGCAAAAACACTATTTCTTTTAGAAACTGCCTTTTTTCAGCTTTTAAACTAGCCAACCTGCCTTCTGTAAAAGGTGCACTTAAGTGAGAACATTCAAGACAAACATAATGTCAAGTTAAGAGACTGGAGAAATCCACATTCATTACTTTCATATACGCAAATTAAAAGGGACTTCCTCTTTGCCAGGTTGGAAAAGCCTTTGGTGGTAATCCACAAAGAGGAACTGACGTGGTGATATGAAGCATCCTCTGAGAACAGGGACGGACTTAGACCTCCCAGacacttttgtttaatttctcaCAAATTTTGAAAATGGCTAAGCTTAAATTGTGTTTAAGGGTCTCAAAGGCTCACGTTCCTTAAACCAAGGCACAAAGTCGTTGAATTCTAATAAAAGCATGACGTTAAGCAGTGGAAACTAACTTAGAAGTAATAAAGGTTATTTGCTTTAGTCTATATATTACTTTGTATAATGTGCAATAAGAATGGGTTTGTTTATGATTGTatatacattgtgtgtgtgtgtgtgtgtgtgtgtgtctctctctctctcttatggcTTGGTGGTGGGAGTAATTACAGGAGGCGCAGAGGCACTGACAGGGATGACTCCGGTGGCCAGCAGGATGATGATGAGCACGATGATGAGGACGACCACCACGATGACCACCACCATCTTGACGTTCTTCCACCAGTAGGTGCGAGCCACTTTGTGAGACGTCTGCTTGAAGTGCTGAGCCTGAGCAGGGAGGGAGACGAGAAAATACAATTAGGggtgtgagaaaaaaaagtatcgcaatattttacaACGAAGCGACACGTTTATTGTTTTTGCTCTAACCATCACTAGCGAGTGACGTATCTGCCTGCCAAAGACTTTTGAAGTCGACATGGAAGCTGCAGTAGTGgttgtctcgctttgccagaccttcctccgcagcgctgcggaggagggtctggctagtccacacagcattccaggatgggagaagaACGTGTTccgttttttttggcatttctttaaaccaatcacaatcgtcatgggcggtccTAAGTGCCAAGCggagccactgcaaaatagcctcgggaaggaacatgtgtacgttcaatggttgtttttgtctagtctagctgtctggatttaccctgcagagatctgtggagcagttaaccatagtcctcataaaccCACCCGAGTTTAAAaccccaacacaaagaaagcggaaggaaacgggacatccggccgaaaagagtgacatccggcggaatttctggcggcaacggAGTAATCGTGGAAGTGGAACATCTTCAATACAGACTACAGTAGTGGTTGCTAGGATCGTGGAAGTGGAACATCTTCGATACAGACTACAGTAGTGGTTGCTAGGTGCAGttaacttaaagctatagtgcggtTTCTGTCTCCCCATAAGGAAttgtaagtaatgacaacaacactgttggcgcgtccacatgacacccccacccctcctccacacagttgctagtagccaaggaggacatggaggattaaattaaaaaaaaacatggactcttcagaagaggaaaTTCTTTTCAATCGAGCTTTTGCGTGCAAAAGTCGCTGAACGACACGGTTTTCTAAAcaaccatactgagaaatacagagggaGTTGTGTGGATAgtctgatagtcttaattagctttgtagcaactcatttggccacggcttgaatgtaacggacgttcattaatatcaaaaagttacgcgctaaagctttgacactttttttcacaCTGATAAAATATATTGTCATATCACTATATGGCATAAGTCTGGATTTTCCAGGTTTAAACTTCTCACGATttgcatggggtactttccatgagatcatctctcaatgcaaatcaaaccagcaattaggctaactgaaataaaacaatgcCAATATCTacgtatggtgaagggtatgtgatgatgtgggtctattttaattccaaaggccaagggaactttatcaggatgcatagtatcctggatccatgaaataaatggcctttaaaaataaaaatctgcctgcctctatgggaatttaacataggggttacttatgccccctgtattttaaaggaagacaatttatttattcatgataCATTagtcattcacaaagaaaattggtattcttaaaaggtccaatatgtaatatttgtactgtaataaatccaaaaatgacaccaacgcctcatcagatattaaggaaacatgttaaactgaaatactatcttttctgacaacaatgctaacatcagtattttttctttttgaaatttacattccgtgacggaatttatgttttgatctgtgtgttgttatcaacggcccagtttgacaggcaggccgggttgccagatatacctgtaaaaatgtaaacccagcgcgctacagctgtaacggtagtacagccatgaaagcagcacacaaacgaacaggatcaacggagatagattctacatgacataaaaaaagaaaacagcatgtttctaacagttgcgtgaccagagatgtaacaaccccctggtaaatattggagatgtatttgaaagatggagacagcttagatcccaaaaggacgcagagttggcttattttctcctgaacaggtaagcattagcttcaggctaatttatcacagctactaggaacgggcattttttgtcatttcaacatttgtgtactcacattgaattatatagctagagtacccgagttggttactcgcaaaaacaattgagacagagccagtaaagtgatgccgactggtcctggctaacgccgccatgctaaccctgctaactgctaacgttacccggaggaccaggcaagcagctcATGggtgtttacaacgtgtagttcagcggctggagccgacaacggtgagttattttaagccacgagaggggggctgtaaatcggaaagagaggactgtgagtttgcagtgtgtttagcgattgttgccgtaattctaagccaatgaagtgtgttccgtcggcaaggtagtggtatttttagcgtttcgtattgcaattctaagccgaggaagtgtgcctgactggcgtgtggagaggacagtgaggtttttgtgttttaagcagttcatactgtaattttaagacgaaaaagtgtgtctcagttggttacagagctccgcgtgagcacgggcttttgtgactgtcaatatagccagcatctaccgttagctactccgctgtgctgtggagtaatgtctggctatgtgagactagcatctaccgttagctactccgctgtgctgtggagtaatgtctggctatgtgagaaaagcgtctagcaacattgttgtgaatgctgcggtctcagcctggcaacccccgtgaacttcgagtctgggcaggagggggcgggggaaacgactctccagtattttgaattggtagtgcagtaactattttaaccgctagctgccagtattacatacaatattacatattgcacctttaaaggtttgattttttttttttaattaaggcattaaatCAATTtcaaaaagatgtttttttattcctatttttagtcaattttagcatgggtgtgtaaacttatgCAAGCCACTGTATGTTGCACCCTAGATATGTTTGAAGATGACATCCCATTCTTAATCCCACCTACAAATGTTGGACTGTTTCATCAACCGGTGGAAACAGGCGTCAATAAGCACAACACCAGACCAATTTGAACTGCTGAACAAACTGTGTGCTGCGATTAAGAGATCTGGAACCCAGCTAACACTTAGTCTACACCAATATTTGATTGGGATTGTCGCATTTCTTCTACAGTTAAAATGTGTGCCATCAGAGTATGTCGTAACCAACACTTTATTTACCATTTCAATGTACACACAGCCTAACAATGGCTACTTTGTGTGTGTCCGGAGAGGGTTAGTCTCGACTACTGAACCTCCCAGATGTATGTACATAGACACCTCAATCACAGGTCACTGATAACGGCTCCTTTGTTCAGATCTGCTATTGTGCCTGCCGGTTACCTGACATGGCTTACTGGCACAGCTAAATGGAGCGGAGccattattaatgttattagatACAGCTGGGCTTTTACGGCCAtgacaaaatgtctgctgtgagaaaggTCAGTTTTTGTGAGACAGCAGGAGGTTGTATGTTTTGTCGCGGTGCTTCAGACAGTTACTGTGATCATCTCTGAGAAACATTACCTAgtctaaaaaagaaataaaggttGTGTACTTTTACAGACAGTGGCCATTTCTTCGCCTATAATGAGCAATAGGcctttttcatggcagacattTGGATATGTCACATGTGTACCTAATGTCATTAATAATGACTGCATTCCAGTTTAAGGGTAACTTCAGTTTTTTAAACtggacattggtccagtattgctgcagtcagcagcagcGGAACAAGCTACAACGTACGTTATTGGGCAATcgcgcaccttcaatttacgtccataaaagtgcttgttttgccactgactgaCATGCTCGGgttattattttaagtgtctgacaacattatggaaaggatttctacaGAGGTCGACCTTTTCTATTAAAGTAAGTTACGTAAGTAAGatcccttttttaaaaacataaaaaatatgtaaaaatgctatagctaaaaatgtatgtaaaaaaacagtaattttatcatcgtaaaatacacttcacaaAGTCAACAGACACAacataaaactatgaaaagccgtcttggttcgtaTTTGCAgttttccaacaatcaccactctggtccagttaaaataaacaataataaacaatgtATGGATTTAcgtgtgaaaatatgttggctctatacacgctaaaagtagtgtttatttaaatggagtccgGTGGGTTTAGCGATGGCAATCTCGGAgcggtttctggttaaacaaagagGATTTTACTCTTTTAAATGATGAGTGATGATTGATTTCAAtgatctgagcctgtcagtagcaaaaacagcactttcagGAGATAAAATTaacgatgcacatttgccctataGGGTTAAATTGCAGCCCGGGTTCACGACTGCTGGTAACAGCGTTATTTCTCAATACTGGACTGTGATGGCCTAAGCCACACAGGTTAAACAGCCAGCAATGGTATTATGGTACACAATCTCACCCAATGCTTTTTAGtacacattttaatttattgtgCAGTCAGCCACACCCCAAACAATTCCgacattaaaacaaacacattacacGGTTTGGTTAATTCATAAGCCACGTTTATTTCCTTTAGCTTTATATGGTTTAAATGGAATGCAATCTTTTCTACATTGTAAGGTTTTTGATATATTCAgcattattttctgtctttgttacCACGCTGGTGGTGAGGTCCTTCCCGGTGCAGAAAAGGGGTAGCCAAGGCTGAAGGATTGTTATATATTATGGCCTGCCAATTGGGTTGTACCATCAGATGCCATGCTGGAGGGgggatttagatttagatttagaaatTGGGTTTATTTGTGTTAGTTGCAATTATGTCCATTTTGGTTATCCCCTGTGTGTTATTTGGTTTGGcaagttagtgtgtgtgtgtgtgtgtgtgtgtgtgtgtgtgtgtgtgtatgtatgtatgtatgtatgtatatatatatatatatatatatatatatatatatatatatatatatatatatatatatatatatatatatatatatatattatatatattttaagttaTAGTGAGTTGACCTATTTTAGAGGCCTAGATATTAAGTTCTTGGTTTATGTTTTgtgcatttaaataaaaacccactttttcaacaaactcCTGTTTTTCTCATTGTTTAACTGCTTGGTCCGTGAcatggaccaatttcaaagattcttgttcacatcagtcacttacacacaaaaacataggaaaatagggtccaaaggcctgtactacgaagcaagatcaacatgtcctggatttctttcagtaatccggcttcacctaacctaacaaccgcggtcccgcataacctgtactacgacgctggttatcaactagttcagtcaactcagcgtttcccaatccagcggcgcgcgcgttcacataaaagaggcggtgtttgcgcagcacaaccaatcaaaaacatctaccagagcagcatgttatatataagaagagcaaattataattctacataaatatgaagaacacagacacggttttacagggaaaacgcaatacagttgctgcttcctaaaacaggaaggaaagctggcaaaaaaaaataaaaaatagccgacgctgtagatgtttaaatcacaactcttattaatatcacttcctcatcagtcaggaccaagatctgaccatgattacacttgtgctttccataaactgtcgttgctttagcctattatttccgttgcaaccctggcagtgggaagcgatcgtgagagcaaataaaaaatataaaaacataattcaaaccgatgtgcgcattggcgacacatagctcaagaagccgatatgCAATTctcctcccattaaaatatatatttcataaaaatacccatcaggggatgttaacggggttgtcggtcaatcagaactctctctctctctctctctcattgatTGATCAGGAGGCGGTGCTTTTATACCGGTTGATCTCTgttctccaacttaacctgctcccgaccaggttaggtgttcagcatgagttaccatggcgattgaacccgataacaactgaaaatcctgggttgagcctGAAGAAatttcccttcgtttacacggaaacggagaatttgcctctgaaaacgagtcTTTCCTAAaacctccggccagagtggagattttagAAAACTTCGTTTGAACGTTTGCATGTAAATTGAGACAAACCGAGGTCTAGGCAGCCGAGGAAGAGActcgttgctgttgttgctattttcgggattctgattggctaacgtgggcttgagcttctcgttacactgccacctaaaggtttggcatgctcttgacggcacTGACGGCGTATATACAAGGGCAcctgtaaacgaacacttttctgaaaactgacagctgtgcacaatgttacttttgaaaacggagaggttgaaatgtccgtttatgaaaacagccggccacgtgtaaacatAGCACCAGGGACACAGTAATGGAACAgagccatcgttaatgttatCAGTTccatctgtgcttttcctgctatgccAAATCAAAAGGTCTACCATGAAGAAGGTGTGTGCAGCCTGTGCAGTGAGGCATTTTAACTTTGGTCAACAGGTGTCGGGTTAACGAGCTCAATCAGCCAACAAGGTGCAGCTGGAACGACGCCTCGCTGAAAAAGGCTTTATTCAAAGTCTGCATCAGAGCAAGAGAAAGGCCACACTTAGTCAGGTTCATTTGTGTTCTGTAATGTCTTCAACCTTACTTAACTTGTTGTACTGGTTTAGCCGATAGTTATCACTGAGGTcactgactatgtttacatgcacataatattccgttATTTGCCCTTAtccgaaaaagacaatattctgaCTAAGCGATTTACATGGCTAATttaagtgaatattccactaatattcctctTTACATACAGTTGTGcaaaacactatttttttttttttaagttttcccACTGGTGGCAGACTTGTTTCATTCCTTCAAATCACCTTCTAACAAAAGGTCAGCATTTCAATGTTTGTGCATATCCTAAAATCTGTTGATATTGAAGTCgttcataatgtttaaaagtagcggTCACTTTTATTTTGACCATGCATCTCTACCGCAGCCCTGCAAACCGTTGGctagttggtttgtgtacaacaaccatagcaaTAGCACAGGGCTCACCGTAAGCTGTTAGCAGTCCAGAGGCCATAAACTCCCACAAACTTGCTGTAAAACCCCTGATTGAtacgcatattccgaatgcgctgtatatgtccaaagaatgcttctaaaacctgaataaaacCAGCATATCCCCCCATGTCTTAATCAgaaaaaaaggccttattctgaATATCCAAACAGAATATGCTGTCTAATATATATGTCATATATGGAATTAGAGTGGAAGATTAGTGAGCATGTAAACATTCACTGCTTAAtaactagagcccgaccgatatatcggcgggccgatattaggcattttccaaactatcggtatcggcatttataatggcagatttaaaaaatatatatataaaaattataatttatgacaaatgattttgataattgaatattaaaaaaataaaataaaaatgggagaaacacccttcaaccatgttatgagGGTTGGcattgcatagtttgtccaccagagggcactcTACAACATCCCTGTTGGCAACtctctgattttttttgttactgtctttttgttcaaaggactttaagtttcaaATCTTAAATTACGCATTTctggattttaaaacaaaatatatatctgCCGATATATAGGAATATCAGatttttaaatcatcaaatatttgtatcggtatcggccttaaaaattgGTCGGGCTCTATTAATAACCTCTTTCTTTACAAATTCACCGTACGACGAGGATGCACATATGAAAATATAGTCCACATCTCAACCCACTTTTACACAAATCAAAATAAACTCCTGTGGTAATGACTCACCCCTGCTTGCAGGTCCTCTGACTTGCCCATAAGGTCATCGAGTCTCTCTCCTCGAGCCAGGATCCGGTCTACATTCTGCGTCATGATGTCTTTCACTCCATCTACTTGATCCCTCAAGGTCTTCACCTTGTCCTGTGGCTCCGCTGCCGCCGCTCCTCCTCGCTCCTGGGATGGGACAGAAAAAGGAAGTTTAAGAAAATAAGTTCAGGAACAACATGTGAGCTGCAATCCATGTCCTACCTATGGCTTATAGTTTTTTCAGTGGAAAGAAAAAGCCAATTTTGTTTGACACCACACAACAATGGCAGCACCCATGGAAGTTTATATTGTAAATGCTAAACAGTTATCTAAAAGGCAACGTAAAAGTATATTTGCATGTATTTAAGGTAACATATTTATGGAATATTAAGAAACATTTCCAAGTATAAAAGTGCTGTAAAATCAAATGTATAATGCATTTTTCCTCCTCGGTCTCGTTTATAACTACGGTTTATTagg contains:
- the LOC114555925 gene encoding vesicle-associated membrane protein 8 codes for the protein MDIDPERGGAAAAEPQDKVKTLRDQVDGVKDIMTQNVDRILARGERLDDLMGKSEDLQAGAQHFKQTSHKVARTYWWKNVKMVVVIVVVVLIIVLIIILLATGVIPVSASAPPVITPTTKP